The nucleotide sequence GGCGGGCCTCGTCGAAGGGCGAGTTCTTCGAGCGGGATTTCAGCTGCCGCTTGTCGAGGACGTAGGGCAGGTCGGGATCGATCACGACGATGTCGGCCGGGGCGCCCGCATTGAGCCGCCCGGCCTCGCGACCGAGGATGCCGGCAGGCGCCGCCGTCAGGGCTTCGATCAGGCGCGGCAGGCCGATATCGCCCGTGTGGACGAGGCGGAGCGCGGCGCCGAGCAGGGTCTCGATGCCGAGCGCACCGTTGGCGGCCTCCGCGAAGGGCAGGCGCTTGGTCTCGACGTCCTGCGGGTTGTGGTCCGAGACCACCACGTCGATGACGCCCTCCTTCAGGGCCTGCACCACGGCCTGCCGGTCGCTCTCGTGGCGAAGCGGCGGCGCGAGGCGGCAGAAGGTGCGGTAATGCCCGATATCGCCCTCGTTGAGCACGAGGTTGTTGACCGAGACGCCGCAGGTCACGGGAAGCCCCGCCTCCTTGGCCCGCCGCACGATCTCGACGGAATCGGCGCACGAGATCATCGCCGCGTGGTAGCGGGCGCCGGTGAGGCGCACGAGGCGGATGTCGCGCTCCAGCATCACCGTCTCGGCCTCGCGCGGGATGCCCGCGAGTCCGAGGCGGGAGGCGAACTCGCCCTCGTTCATCACTCCCTCGCCGACGAGGTCCGGCTCCTCGACGTGCTGCATGATGAGCGCGCCGAAATCGCGGGCGTAGGTCAGGGCGCGCCGCATCACCTGGGCGTTCGTCACCGCCTTGAGACCGTCCGTGAATGCCACGGCGCCGGCCTCCTGCAGCAGGCCGAACTCGGTCATCTCCCGCCCCGCGAGGCCTTTCGTGACGGCCGCCGCCGGCAGGACGTTGACGCAGGCCGTGTCGCGGGCGCGGCGCAGCACGAAGTCGACGATGGCCGGCCCGTCGATCACCGGGTTGGTGTCGGGCATGCAGACGAGCGTCGTGACGCCGCCGGCGGCGGCGGCCGCGCTCGCCGAGGCCAGGGTCTCGCGATGCTCCGCGCCCGGCTCGCCCACGAAGGCGCGCATGTCGACGAGGCCCGGCGCCACCACGTTGCCGAGGCAGTCGATCCGCTCCGCACCCTCCGGCGCGCCCGGAGCTGCGCCGTGGGCGACGTCGGCGATGCGGCCCTCGCGGACGAGGACGCTTCCGGGCGTCTCCTGCCCGGTGGCCGGGTCGAGCAGGCGGGCGTTGGTGAGGAGGAGCGGACGAAGGGACATCGGCATCACCCGTTCGGCAGGTGGGTCGCGAGGGCTTCGAGCACCGCCATGCGGACGGCAACCCCCATCTCGACCTGCTCGCGGATCAGCGACTGCGCGCCGTCGGCGATGTCGGAGGCGATCTCGACGCCGCGGTTCATCGGGCCCGGATGCATCACCAGGGCGTCGGGCTTGGCCAGCGCCAGCTTGTCGCCGTCGAGGCCGTAATAGCGGAAATACTCCTTCACCGAGGGCACGAAGGAGCCGTTCATGCGCTCGCGCTGCAGGCGCAGCATCATGACGATGTCGCAGCCCTTGAGGCCTTCGCGCATGTCGGTGAAGACCTCGACGCCGAAGCGCGCGATGCCGGCCGGCAGCAAGGAGGTCGGCCCGATCACCCGCACCCGGGCGCCCAGCGCCTGCAGGCTGATGATGTTCGAGCGGGCGACGCGGGAATGCAGGACGTCGCCGCAGATCGCGACCTGAAGCCCCTCGATCCGGCCCTTGTTGCGGCGGATGGTCAGCGCGTCCAGGAGCGCCTGGGTCGGATGCTCGTGGGCGCCGTCGCCCGCGTTCACCACCGAGCAATCGACCTTGCGGGCGAGGAGATGCACGGCGCCCGCCGACTGGTGGCGCACCACGATGATGTCGGGCCGCATGGCGTTCAGGGTCGCGGCGGTGTCGATGAGCGTCTCGCCCTTCTTCACAGACGAGGAGGCGACCGACATGTTCATCACGTCGGCGCCGAGCCGCTTGCCGGCGAGCTCGAACGAGGATTGCGTCCGGGTCGAGGGCTCGAAGAACAGGTTGATCTGGGTGCGGCCCCGGAGCGTCGTGCGCTTCTTCTCGACCTGTCGGGAGATGTCGACGGCGGCGTCCGCCCGGTCGAGCAGACCCTCGATCTCGGGGCGCGTCAGCCCCTCGATGCCGAGGAGATGGCGGTGGGGGAAGCTCGGGGGCGCGACTTGGGTCATGTCGAGGGCCGGTGATAGGTCGCCGGACCGGGCCGGGCAAGGGCGGCGGGAGCTTCGTGAGACTTCGCGCACGCCTTCGTGGCGGCCGTCCTTGCCGCGCCCGCCCGGCGACCCACTTCGCCGGGGCCGAACGACCCGAAGGCCCGCCCGAGGATCCGCCCATGATCGACCCGACCCTGCGCGACGCGCTCCTCGCGGTGAGCCCGGCCAGCCTCGCCCGGGCGCTCGCCCGCCGCGGAATCCGTGCGCACGCCTTCGCGGGGCTGGAGCTGCGCGCCTCTACGCCCATTGCCGGGCCCGCCCACACCCTGCGGCTGATCCCTGCGCGCGACGAGGCGGCAGGCGATCTGGCGCAGGCGATCGGAGAGGTGCCGGAGGGCGCCGTGTTGGTGATCGACGCCGCCGGCAGCGGCGGCGCACTGCCCTTCGCGCGCCTCCTGGCCGCCGCCGTGGCGCGGGCCGGCGTCGCCGGCCTCGTCACGGATGCGGGCCTGCCCGACGACCTCGCCCTGCCCGCCTGGGGCCGGGACCTCGGCCGGACCCCGGGATCCACCGGGCTCGCGCTGGCCGGAACAGGCGAACCGGTCGCCTGTGCGGGCGCGGCGGTGCATCCGGGCGACATCGTGGTGGCAGGACCGGACGGCGCCGTCGTGTTGCCTGCCGACATCGCCGAGTCGGTCGCGCTGGAGGCCGTCGAGCAGCAGCGGCTCGACCTCTGGCTTCTCAGAGAGGCCGAGCGGGGCGCCGACCTATCGGCCCTGCTGCCGCCGGACGCGGAGACGCGCGCCCGCTTCGAGGCCGAGACGAAGAATCCTTGAGCCGACGATGTTCTTCCCCGCCTCGAAGCTAATCTTCTTCCTGATCACCCCGTCGAACTTCCTGATCCTCTGCGTGCTCGCGGGGGCCGCACTGTTCGGCCTCGGCTGGCGCGGGACGGGCGGCTTCCTCGTCGTCTTCGCGGGCGTCGGGCTGGCGCTCGGCGGCCTCTCGCCGCTGCCTGCGCTGGCGATGCTGCCGCTGGAGGAGCGTTTCCCCCGCTTCGAGGACGACGGCGAGCCCGTCACCGGCATAATCCTGCTCGGCGGCGGGATCGAGACCCGCATCGCCACGGCCCGTGGCCAGTTCGTCGGCAACGACGCGGACGAGCGCCAGACCTACGCGGCGGCCCTGGCCCGGCGCTACCCGCAGGCGCGCCTCGTGTTCTCGGGGGGCAGCGGCAACCTGAGGGCCGGCGGCGACAGCGAGGCGGACATCATCAGCCGCTACGCCGATACGCTCGGCCTGCCGCGCTCGCGCCTGATCCTCGAGGGCCGCTCGCGCAACACACACGAGAACGCCCGCTTCAGCGCCGAGCTGGTGCAGCCCAAGCCCGAGGAGCGCTGGCTCCTCGTCACCTCGGGCTGGCACATGCCGCGCGCGGTCGGCTGCTTCCGGCAGGCGGGCTTTCGCGTCACCGCCTTCCCGGTCGATTACCGCACCGGCGGCTGGGGCGACCTCTACCGCCCGGTCAGCTTCGCCTCGGACGGGCTGTTCCAGCTCGATCTCGCCGTGAAGGAATGGATCGGCCTCGCGGTCTACAGGTTCGCGGGCTACACCTCCGGCTGGCTGCCGGGGCCCGACGACGCGTCCCCTGCGGGTCCGAGCCGGTAGACGCCGCGAAAGTCGTCCGGATCGACCGGGCGTCCCTTCCGCAGGATCGCGATCCGCCCGGCCTTGGCGAGCCGCACGGCGACGCGCCGCACCGGCTGCATCAGCTTGCCCCACCCGTCCGGATGCGGGCCGCCGATGGCGCGGGCGACCTCGGACGGGCAGACCGTCTTGCCCGGCCCACGCCCGTCCACG is from Methylobacterium radiodurans and encodes:
- a CDS encoding dihydroorotase gives rise to the protein MSLRPLLLTNARLLDPATGQETPGSVLVREGRIADVAHGAAPGAPEGAERIDCLGNVVAPGLVDMRAFVGEPGAEHRETLASASAAAAAGGVTTLVCMPDTNPVIDGPAIVDFVLRRARDTACVNVLPAAAVTKGLAGREMTEFGLLQEAGAVAFTDGLKAVTNAQVMRRALTYARDFGALIMQHVEEPDLVGEGVMNEGEFASRLGLAGIPREAETVMLERDIRLVRLTGARYHAAMISCADSVEIVRRAKEAGLPVTCGVSVNNLVLNEGDIGHYRTFCRLAPPLRHESDRQAVVQALKEGVIDVVVSDHNPQDVETKRLPFAEAANGALGIETLLGAALRLVHTGDIGLPRLIEALTAAPAGILGREAGRLNAGAPADIVVIDPDLPYVLDKRQLKSRSKNSPFDEARLQGAAVLTLVGGRVVHRLPEIAVAA
- a CDS encoding aspartate carbamoyltransferase catalytic subunit is translated as MTQVAPPSFPHRHLLGIEGLTRPEIEGLLDRADAAVDISRQVEKKRTTLRGRTQINLFFEPSTRTQSSFELAGKRLGADVMNMSVASSSVKKGETLIDTAATLNAMRPDIIVVRHQSAGAVHLLARKVDCSVVNAGDGAHEHPTQALLDALTIRRNKGRIEGLQVAICGDVLHSRVARSNIISLQALGARVRVIGPTSLLPAGIARFGVEVFTDMREGLKGCDIVMMLRLQRERMNGSFVPSVKEYFRYYGLDGDKLALAKPDALVMHPGPMNRGVEIASDIADGAQSLIREQVEMGVAVRMAVLEALATHLPNG
- a CDS encoding dimethylmenaquinone methyltransferase, encoding MIDPTLRDALLAVSPASLARALARRGIRAHAFAGLELRASTPIAGPAHTLRLIPARDEAAGDLAQAIGEVPEGAVLVIDAAGSGGALPFARLLAAAVARAGVAGLVTDAGLPDDLALPAWGRDLGRTPGSTGLALAGTGEPVACAGAAVHPGDIVVAGPDGAVVLPADIAESVALEAVEQQRLDLWLLREAERGADLSALLPPDAETRARFEAETKNP
- a CDS encoding YdcF family protein is translated as MFFPASKLIFFLITPSNFLILCVLAGAALFGLGWRGTGGFLVVFAGVGLALGGLSPLPALAMLPLEERFPRFEDDGEPVTGIILLGGGIETRIATARGQFVGNDADERQTYAAALARRYPQARLVFSGGSGNLRAGGDSEADIISRYADTLGLPRSRLILEGRSRNTHENARFSAELVQPKPEERWLLVTSGWHMPRAVGCFRQAGFRVTAFPVDYRTGGWGDLYRPVSFASDGLFQLDLAVKEWIGLAVYRFAGYTSGWLPGPDDASPAGPSR
- a CDS encoding DUF3253 domain-containing protein; translated protein: MNGPGKSAEKKSADKKPGQTANEALIETTLLDLVDGRGPGKTVCPSEVARAIGGPHPDGWGKLMQPVRRVAVRLAKAGRIAILRKGRPVDPDDFRGVYRLGPAGDASSGPGSQPEV